In Uranotaenia lowii strain MFRU-FL unplaced genomic scaffold, ASM2978415v1 HiC_scaffold_814, whole genome shotgun sequence, the following proteins share a genomic window:
- the LOC129760895 gene encoding GTP cyclohydrolase 1-like has translation MSFSRYEISDNADELNQEIDDTNFPRSSSLSNGNGSLVSLNNSVYSGSGGTTAFAARRRSSSLRKTESETLDDELAAAVVAGADQAESTNGGAVTSNGVGNGSTTRPELNRAQSIRTTSFSSGEVFESGNATHGGGDNTVPSTPRTTLAP, from the coding sequence ATGAGTTTCAGTCGTTACGAAATCTCCGACAACGCCGATGAGCTGAATCAGGAGATCGACGACACGAACTTCCCTCGGAGCAGTTCGCTGAGCAATGGCAACGGGTCGTTGGTGAGCCTGAACAATAGCGTGTACAGTGGATCCGGGGGCACGACGGCTTTTGCGGCCCGGCGTCGTTCCAGCAGCCTGCGGAAAACCGAATCCGAAACGCTCGACGACGAACTGGCGGCTGCCGTCGTTGCCGGGGCCGATCAGGCCGAATCGACGAATGGCGGTGCAGTCACTAGCAATGGAGTCGGCAACGGCAGCACCACAAGGCCGGAACTCAATCGTGCTCAGTCGATCCGAACGACCAGCTTCTCGTCAGGTGAGGTTTTTGAGAGCGGAAATGCCACCCATGGTGGGGGGGACAATACCGTGCCGAGTACTCCGCGAACCACCCTGGCTCCAG